From Gimesia panareensis, the proteins below share one genomic window:
- a CDS encoding DUF1573 domain-containing protein yields MPSGKQPWILFAIAITILTGAADAAEPEQSTPRAISEREFLTQYKAAVARLKNRLQNVQCRVECRKQYHFYKDDSLSKDYRISSHLLVKGDSTVIIEKYATETLFGGTERDLVSCTTPDYAFYLSRTDSDNPFLLNLIVHEPNQIKARRPTDALDMFLTGGNLIFLDPFRLPVEAGRFRIVRMKRIPPQAENSSDLVSLDFILNDDAALFKEGHALFSPDLNWAVLKYEYRSAPKDGTYTVYSGRNSFTPLQKNGIPMLVQGEHNVVQMTRNQKQFDFSFSVQLTDFSFGTVNDAVFRLSNFGLSDTPLAKPSTTTNQQFGVSPCQFNKIPANETARQKITIQNTSSLPLQLLGAGIPCTSNGCASVEGLPLRIPAGQQGSFTVMFKATNSGKFNTEIELYTDQPGQTKIKIPLRGTVRENTKVQQGK; encoded by the coding sequence ATGCCGTCAGGAAAACAGCCGTGGATACTATTTGCAATCGCAATCACCATACTGACAGGGGCAGCAGACGCAGCTGAACCGGAGCAATCCACCCCTCGGGCGATCTCAGAACGCGAATTTCTGACACAATACAAGGCCGCGGTTGCCAGACTGAAAAATCGCTTGCAGAACGTCCAATGCCGCGTGGAATGCCGCAAACAGTATCACTTCTACAAAGACGACTCTCTCTCAAAAGATTACCGCATTTCCTCACACCTGCTGGTAAAGGGAGACTCGACTGTCATCATCGAGAAATACGCCACTGAGACTCTCTTCGGAGGGACCGAGCGGGATCTCGTATCTTGCACGACTCCCGACTACGCTTTCTATCTCAGTAGAACAGATTCAGACAATCCGTTTCTGTTAAACCTGATCGTGCATGAGCCCAATCAGATTAAAGCCAGGCGGCCGACTGACGCACTGGACATGTTCCTGACGGGAGGCAATCTGATATTCCTCGATCCCTTTCGCTTGCCGGTCGAAGCGGGACGCTTCCGTATCGTCCGGATGAAACGGATTCCACCTCAAGCTGAGAATTCGTCTGATTTGGTCTCGTTGGACTTTATTTTGAACGATGATGCCGCTCTGTTTAAAGAAGGACACGCGCTGTTCTCACCAGATTTGAACTGGGCCGTATTGAAATACGAGTATCGCAGTGCTCCGAAAGACGGTACTTACACCGTTTATTCCGGCAGGAACTCATTCACTCCGCTGCAAAAAAATGGCATACCGATGCTGGTACAAGGCGAACACAATGTTGTACAGATGACCAGAAATCAAAAACAATTCGATTTTTCCTTTTCCGTACAACTCACCGACTTTTCATTCGGCACCGTGAATGATGCCGTCTTCCGCTTATCAAACTTCGGTTTATCAGACACCCCACTCGCGAAACCCTCCACTACCACGAACCAGCAGTTCGGAGTTTCCCCCTGTCAATTTAATAAAATTCCCGCCAACGAAACAGCGCGGCAGAAGATCACCATTCAGAACACGTCCAGCCTGCCGCTGCAGTTGCTCGGAGCAGGAATACCCTGTACGTCCAACGGATGTGCGTCAGTCGAAGGACTCCCCCTGCGCATCCCTGCAGGTCAGCAAGGTAGTTTTACCGTCATGTTCAAAGCCACTAACTCGGGAAAATTCAACACAGAAATCGAGCTCTATACCGACCAGCCGGGGCAGACGAAGATCAAAATCCCACTCCGCGGAACGGTGAGAGAGAACACGAAAGTACAACAAGGGAAGTGA